One part of the Vanessa cardui chromosome 2, ilVanCard2.1, whole genome shotgun sequence genome encodes these proteins:
- the LOC124540628 gene encoding uncharacterized protein LOC124540628 gives MLKIRQSLLPVVLLTTITFSSSNVLPILSINKLDTDSLLEDQDNDNTLNNNRHTNNPNVFYKVFIGTSKDNLPKKSQMTRLKYLDNDNNQERKIYNGLMDNDNSYDDEGFRKEQWHNYPRQLDRLNKNLLLDKQLQKVLNNDDLDKLKRTDDSRNLYHYISDDVYGNFDTDVIAGPLLILKIKLAYLTNNIKNTDSNKDLYTDLLPLESTTDTDNDKIKDDDAPFENDEKTVVKVKRKGKLNREDLSYLENSSNENKSVKKRIFSLWSRLQSLSHRGHELHHRRHLYAFYGLPEDGGGALTAETRATLMRPPGSPLRWG, from the exons ATTCGCCAGTCATTGCTTCCAGTAGTGCTGCTAACTACAATTACTTTTTCTTCAAGTAACGTTCTTCCAATATTATCTATAAACAAACTCGATACAGACTCCCTTTTGGAAGACCAAGATAATGAcaatactttaaataacaaCAGACATACTAATAATcccaatgtattttataaagtttttattggaACGTCAAAAGataatttaccaaaaaaatctcaaatgactagactaaaatatttagataacgACAATAATCAGGAAAGGAAGATTTACAATGGGCTAATGGACAATGATAATAGCTATGACGACGAAGGTTTTCGAAAAGAACAATGGCACAACTACCCGAGACAGTTGGACCGacttaataaaaacttactaCTTGATAAACAACTTCAAAAAGTTCTTAATAATGACGACTTGGATAAATTAAAACGAACTGATGATTCCCGAAACCTGTACCATTACATAAGCGACGATGTTTATGGTAACTTTGACACAGACGTTATTGCTGGCCCGCTGTTAATCCTCAAGATAAAATTAGCGTACTTAacgaacaatataaaaaatactgattCAAATAAAGATTTGTACACGGATTTATTACCATTAGAATCGACAACAGACACTGATAATGATAAGATAAAAGACGATGACGCGCCATTCGAAAACGATGAAAAAACCGTGGTAAAGGTGAAGAGAAAGGGAAAACTAAACAGGGAAGATTTGTCATATTTAG aAAACTCGTCGAACGAAAATAAATCGGTCAAGAAACGAATATTCTCTCTATGGAGTCGTTTACAAAGCCTTTCGCATAGAGGACACGAGCTCCACCACCGAAGACACCTGTACGCATTCTATGGCCTTCCAGAAGATGGTGGCGGTGCGCTTACTGCGGAAACAAGAGCTACTTTAATGAGACCACCCGGCTCGCCTTTAAGATGGGGTTAA